ggtagactatagtatcatcattaatatggtggatcaagtgaagagtgtgagctagagaatttggtgctgccatcatcagctcgtcgacaatgacactataacctgtttaatacgagaaatttaaaatgtatagatctacacgtattttgaatgtctacttctctgtacaggagcaatggctactatccagctatcccaacattgttcctcttggctatactaacggacgagactgggcAGTttaaggtaagggtttaaccatgtttggtttctttaatattgtcctatacttacaggactggagtatgacctgctcgttcgagcgttgctgggtagctcagaggcattaagagaatctacgttttctcaagcaaaagttacgagttggggcctagaatcagagaagtccagcagcctgctaaatcgttgaaacgtaatttaaagacattcaatcatcttgaagttgccctgggtcactgtaatcgtgctgcagcacaactggcaactccccaggcccttgtgaagcagctccctatgtgcatattttgtgtgtactcactctgtgcattttctgtgtacaaatttcgattattgatttattaaatatttttgccgaccacaaatacaatgaaaatttgacgcatgcgcagacaactagtaccaggcctagttgttcgccaaccgttataaaagcgaaaactcggcctgggatcgaggctagtagtaTCACTGACACTAGTACTGTTTCCATGTTATGCACCTGCCAGAAGAAAGTGGCGATTGTGGAGGGCATCCTCCTACAGGACAGATGGAGAGAGTCGCTGCATCTCTTCCTAGCACTTGGTTCAGACTCAGTGTTGGCATGTTTCAGACATTTCTCAATGACTTGAGACTCCTCTGACTTCTGGAACTCTTGTATTAGGTTCAGCGTCTCCTTTGGCTTGTGTTTGCAGACCGTCCTTCTGTGAAGAGCTGTATATGTGTGAGGGGTCagagtatatatatgtatagtgGTTGTTACTGAGTAGAAGGAGTTAGCAAACTTAcaagttgttcgcctaaccgttataaaagcgaaaactcggcctgggatcgaggctagctccaaccacgaaaatattaccctgAATATTTTaatttgtcccccgaaaattacccgctatacggtatacaccaatagtattataattatcataattatactcttgacTAGTGTGCTGTATCATTTATCAAATGAGGGAACTGAGGCAATTTCGAAGGTCAGTTTATAATCAGTGTCGAGTGGTCTGCTctactaaataattattttaacacAGGAGATGTCTCCAATGGGTGTTTTCATTCTTTGCTCTAACCATTCTGGCAAGTATTGCTGGAGCTGGCTTATCTCTAGGCCTTAAATTGTTGGGCCCCGAGTCCAATTTGGCTGTAGAAACTTCGATTGATTCTGAAAATAATCCTCTAACAATATCGAATTTTCCATACTTTTGCGAAGAAGTAACAGCAATATCGAAGTCCGGTGTACCCAATACTACAATGACACTATACTTGGCGAACTCGCCTCACGAGTTCACTCGTGACCTAAAGTTTCAATGTACCATGGAAACTGTCAAGAATGAATCCTGTTCACTAAATGTTCCACTTGAGTTTGACAATATCTTATATGGCAAAATAGATGGAATCAATATAGTGGGAGGTCATGTTTTGGCTGACCTCTCAATAAGCTGTATGACAAGAGTTTCGCTTTACACGGTGTTATCTCTTGCCACATTCACATTTGTAATTCTTAGTGGAGTAGTATGCATTTGCTGCTGTGCTTCTACCTGTTGTAGACCCAAAAAGTATGAAGGCAAGAGTAACCTGTTTATTTATACACCCCTACTTGACACAGCTGATCATGGTCCTGAGGATGATCCACGTGAGCATACTCTTATGGTCAGCTCTGTGAATACCCCTGATGGTGTGGTACCTACACTGGATCCCACTGAGCTATCCAGCTCGTACAAATACAGCTCATTCAAGCCAGGAACAAAACCAGGCAGTTCATTCAAATCCTTATCACCAAAGAAACAAAAAAGTCCCAAAGTGAAACGTAACTACGCCACCATCAGTGGAACATATACGTTTCACACTTTCAAACCCGAGAATTAAAGGGTGTTATTTGGTGCACGTATTAATTTGTGTTAGCTTATACCAGAGTCTCCGTATGATAAGATAACTGCTTGTTTAgtacacattattttatgcTAAACAAAATCTAAAGAATGTATTGTTTGACTTAATTAAGTTCCTCAACatatttttgttgttgtcTTTCTTGGCTTTACAGGTGTTGAAACGTGATCCATTGGCATCTCGACAGTGGATACAGAAGGCTCAACTGTGGAGACAAATTGCTGTTTAGTAGTTTGCACAATGGTTTCTTTATTAGTGGATGTTAAAACTACAGAAGAATAAAGCATGTGCATATCATTGTATTAAAGATTGTAGCATACATGGACTCACATGTTTTCTCGGGGTTAGCTGTCTCATGTGTAATAGCCATGCATGTGACTCTCGACCCTAGTTCAGAGGTGTTAACACATACTGCATCAGGCTAACGAAGTATCGATTAGGAAAACCCACTGGGAATTAAGTTCACCCTTACCAGAGGATTAGCCAAACGCCATACTCTAATGGTTTCATCAGATGAGGCAGAAAACAAGATCCCACTAACAGGACAGACACATAAAGCCTTCACTCTACAGGTGTTGAAACGTAAAATCAATAATTACATTATACTTAGATAACCTCTTGGTATGGCCTTCTAGTCTGGCCAAGCAGTCTCCAGACAGTGTGGAGTACAAGAGAACACTTGGATGCTCACTACCGACTGCCAACACGTCTTGCTGTATTGAATCCAAATTAATTGTCACTGTAAAAATATACCTAAACATACCCTGACATAAACCACAGAGTTTATTTGCTTTCCTACTTCAATTGAAGCTAGTGTATTTCCACTCTGAAAAAAGaagcactatatataattatacaaccacTGATGTAAGTGATCAAGTACATTTACAGTTATATTGTGAATATTGAATGTTGGTAACGGTGTTTTGGAATCATTCCGGGTACATTTATACCTTTACTTCGTGTACCAACAAAAATTCTCCATAGCTTAACACATACTGATCACCACTGCTATTCCAGGAAACCAACTCTGCAGCTATGAAATAACATGTTTCCATACCAGCTTGAACGTACACATAGGCCTACTACCTTTCTTGAGCCTTTGGGAGAATATTCCGTTTCCAGATTTAAGATCCCACATTCTGTGTAAAATAATGGGCTtcatgtacacgtatgtataGCTCTCAAACATTTCCTTGATACAAAAAAATGCAAGAAGAGCTGGCGGGGTACTACAAAGTTATTGGGTGAATTGAATATCAAAGTAAAAAGTTGTTTTTCAGAAGAGTACTTGATTAGTGACGACGTTGTAAAGTATTATTCTGGTCTGCGCAAAGTGCACACTCTGAAAGCAGTGATGACCTCATAAGTAAATCTGTAAAAGTTTTGCTGAGAATGGCTTCACAAGGAATAGTTTCGTTTGTATCCAAACCTTAGGGGGGCGTGTAAGTGATAAGCATCTCACTGAGCACTGTGGATAGTTAGATAAATCACTTCCAGGTGACATTGTGTTAGCCGATCGAGGTTTTGCAAGCACGGCTCCATATCCCTGCTTTTACGAGGGGGAAGGACCAACTTTCAGCAATGGAAATACATGATACTAGAACTATTGCAAATGTAAGAATACATGTGGAACGTGTCATAGGAAATGTACGACAAAAGTATCCTATATTCTCGTACGGATTGATTTTGTAATCAAGCGTGTTGGAGAAAACTGCCCACTTATTGGTTGTGCGCTTAGTAATATTTGTGATTCAATTGTACctagtgtgcatgtacgtacctgtTTGTTCGTACATATTATATAGAATGTCGATTTTTGacattacataacaattatGATAGTGCATTTTTATTATAAAGTTATGAAGTGTTCATTATCACAGGCAATCATTTGACCTTCGTCCAGAGACTCCACAATAGCCTTGGGGGTGGTTTGACTGCAATCGTTAGAAGTTGATTCTCCACCCGATTCTTTTTTGTTGATGCATGGTCTAGTACATCACCGTCCTAAAAGCTCAGGGAGTATACGTTTTTAAAAATGTTCGGCCTTCTCATCATACAATCGTTCCAGAAATGAAGGTCTCTCTCAATATGAAGACCATTAACATTACCAATAACCATCACTAtgaaatgcacacacacaaaagtcGATACACTTACAGAGTTGTGTTTGAACCTGGTAATAATACACGTGAGTAGGTCCAGAAAAACTCTTAATTTTACAACAGAATTTCTTGTCTTGCGAGACAATATCTGTTATGGATTTTCCTGCATGACAGTACGGGCACTTGATTTCCAATGCTACCCCACAACTTTTACAGCACCTACGAATGGCAACATTGGGTTAATAACGACACCAATGTCCTTTACTGCAAAACTGTATATTCGTCTTGTTTCCTTTATGTTGCAAGCGACAGTACTGTTCTTTTGCAAAAACAAAATGATTGCGGATAACAAATGGTTTTAAACTCAGAGAAGATTTCGAGTGATCAGTACGGCACACTGCCTTCATTTGAGATGCTGTTCCTCGACCAGCACACGGTGTACCCACATCTTTGAGCTAGATTGAAGGGTCGTTTATTTTTGTGCCATTTCATCGGTTAGATTTATATCTAGTGATTCACATACAGTCAATAGTTCGTGATAGTCCAATTTATGGTACTCAGGCTTATAGAGTAAGGGAAGAGGTTGGGAAGCGTTGGAGCATTCTTTTAGGTACGCAAGTGTCCGAGTACTCGGGAATCAACGAGAGAATTGCTGACCTGTGGGACATAAATGCTCGTTGGGGGAAAAGTTGGAAGCATTCTTTTAGGTACAAAGTGTCTGAGTACTCATGAGAGAATTACTGGCCTGTGGGACTTAAATGCTCGTAGAAAGTATCATAATCAATCCTCGTGACTTTAAATTGTTGAGGGGTGATAGGAACAATAGCATCGGATACGGTGTTTATATATATTGCTTCATCTAACTTGCACTTCTTTTCCTTTGGCGTTTAAATGATGGTAATATCCATTCATATTTGCATTGGGTGCAAGTTTGGTCTCCCTGTATTCTTGAATTTGCTAAAACAACACAGCGgcaatgtgtgtgtacacgttTCTCCAAGACGGGTCATGCAGTTGCAGTGAGCACAGCTTATTATATCTCCCCATTAGCCAGCAACTCAATGGGGTCACTCTAAAACGTACAATGACGAACCTATACGGTCACAGAGATGTAGTGTACTATGATAGACAACTTTCCTACGTTCTACTTATGAGCACAGACTGAAACATACAGAGAACAACTTACTCGACCAgttacaataatattaatgtATTTTCCTGCTTCTCTCTATGCACGAACTTCTTTTATCCATACATAAACAAATTGGTTGTATGCTGCTAGAGACTTATGTGATTTGTATTGTTTTGCTGTGATAAAATTTGTTTGGAGAACCCAACAGGATTAGTAGGTCTGCAGCATCCACTGATGAAAGAGACGATGTCTCCCCTGAGTGAGTTCCAGCTTGCAATAGGAACGGGTCTATACATATAATACTGATAACTGTAAGTTTATCCTGGTATCTTTTTTGGCTTCCTCAGGTAGTTTTTCAGCATAAGTCGACAGCATAACAATTGCCTTCCCTatgttgtgcatgcacagcTGTACTCCAAAATGGCACTTGACATGATGAAAACACCCTACTGGCTGCAAGAGAGCTCCAAGACTCTacactgatgcagcagccattaattttagactttgtacttttggcatcctttcagatcatttcccactctcaAATTAAAAAGGATCTAAATAACAACATAAATGCCATACAAATGAATAGTGTTTGAAaaagcagctttatgttatgtagcttataggcacttccatcgaggcatcagcacccgcagtgctttcattaatagcAGTACTCCTGTTAATAGCCGTGTGTATgagcaataataatattattagcgATAGTAGCtttgttatgtagctttgacacatccaccgaggaaTCAGCACCTTACAGTCTGTCCTAAAAGACCCCCAAGTTTTCAGCAAGACAAGACAGGAAATACATACCACAaaggatgacatcacaaaaactcataattatataatgagtTCATAACGATAACACCCAAAAACTCTACCAGATTGTAGCAGGACCCCTGATTGTAGTGAAGGGTGATTTTTTCTGGATTTCCAAAGCTCATAATACAGACCATTAGAACTTGTTACTAGGAGATAAATCACAATGTATTGACTCAGCAAGTTTGGACTAGATTGAGATAGTGTGAACGCGCAAAAactcaaagttagcttatTCTGAATAGTCTCTGCGGTTGGTGGAACTCAGATATGAAAGGAACCAGTGACTACCTAAAGTATCAACTAGTGCAtctgatgcatgtgcatgctttgcAGCAAACTAGAAGGCTTGAAATCATTCATGATGTGTTCTATGCTATTGCCaaattgtgtatgtatgtcaaAGTTTGTGTAACTGCTTTGCAAACACTATTCATTTGTATGGCATTTATGTTGTTATTTAGATCCTGTTCAACCAATTTTGAGCTTGCTACGTCGATGGTGAACAGATTGCTCAAAAATTCAAACTTTCCACAATCATTTTACACGCTAGTTTGACCCAAATTCATAATTTAAACATTTTATCGTATGTTAAACTGTCTTCTGTCTTCTTATtacataataaaattatttcaaaTTAGTTAGATATAAAAACTTTTAGAAACAGAAAAACTGttctcattaatatattcatgaggcaactagtagcacttcctgtcttacaacatttggggtcttagggcagactgttAATTAGCTTTGTAatacgcatataattatgggttatTGGACCCTTTGGAAAATCATTGTAAGTCTGATGGGTTCAGCAGCTTTGAATATATTCGCTGAAATGAGAAGTAGTGACAGTATGATTacgttaataattatacagagtgTCTTTAAAGGTAAACCCTGTCGACCTCCTGGTTGGTCAGACATTATGAGTATTATATGTCTATGCGTATTATGTCTAAGTGTCCAGTAGTATAAAACATAATAACTATGTACAGTAAATACGTAATACAAAAATatgatgtgtacagtatacctcgattatctggctTGGAATTtttaattcagaaaatgggcatGTCCCTTAAAAGCTGTTGCTATGGAAGgtctgcttatcttctgcgcttgcggcactgctgtttatcaagtAAGTGGGTGAATAAAGGCGTGGTTTGTCTAGCCAatattatccggcatattaaGTTATCGATCTGGACTTCCTCTaaaaccaaggtgtccggataatcaagGTTTCCAATGTATGTGCGAAAAATTAGGTACCTTAATATCCTATCTTTTCCTACAGATAAAGTTAGTTTACCAGAAGGATGTACAGCTACACATGAGACTCCATACCTACAACAGTAATATTCGTAATGATTTACACAGTGTAATGTAACATACTTGTGCCCAGTTAGAATATGCAGAAGATCCCAACCCCCtccacacctccacacacacacacatccatcTTCACTGGCACTCAAGAGCAGTTTATCCTTAAAGAAGCACAGCCACGTTATGGAGCCTGCAATGtggtaaacacacacacaactaaaatagtgataattataaaattaaagGACAAGATAGAGGTTTGAAGATTACAAACTGTCTGAACATTACGTACAATAAGAACAGAAAGCAGACAaattgcacattaatttttgtttactaccgtatatcttctaatagaatagggtacgactgaatacttgcactagctatctaaaactagctaatcaaagctatctaactgcagtactgtaaatcttacttgccgtctatgaatgataaactcaacttttcaaggtattgtccggatatttagaacaaatgtaatattaaagtactggagtgtccgttgtattagaacaacgaaaattgcccaaaagagtgtccggggtaattaaaagtgtccgataaattagaagatatacggtatacttaAAAAAATATCTGCTTTTGTTTCTGGTTTCTGGTACCTtacacccagaggaggttcgacaaCCGTACACCTAACTAACATTAAGTTTTACTGAATCAGCATATTAAAGCAAATATTAATGCTCATAAAGTTTGCCTTAGAGTTGCCCTCTTCTTAGACTTATAGTCCTCTGTCTTGTCTAGTAATAGGAGCTCTAACTCTCTCAACAAAATCTGTAAAGGCAAGTTTTATTAAACGCTAATTCAGCAAATATTAATGCTAGGCGCAcggttgtcggacctcctctgtccttacaccaggccgtatttttgaGTTCAGTTCTATAATCGGTGTTGGGCTAGAATAATCTATGATCAGTTCGAATTACAAATTACCGTATacgcttgatcagaggccgcactcaaaCAATAGCCTCCCAAATATTAATACTAGGCGCACGGTTTTCCTCTGCCCTacaccaggccgtatttttgaTTCAGTTCGTTGGGTCAGAACAGCTAGTCTCTGAAAAGTTTGAattaccgtataattatgcttgatcagaggccgcactcaaatagtagccttcATACAGTCCCTTTTCAGTACAATagaagccgctctcaaatagtggCCTCAGTGAACTGTAAGGCTATgtctctgcacgtggcagccaattTATTGATAAtggcaaaatgaaacattataTAGTAGCCGCGGCTTCTGATCAAGCAATTACACAGTATGTATGTTCACTTAGATAGAAGATTCACCAATTCAAACAACGGTCAGGGAATAAGGATAATACACCAGTGATGGATTGACGTACGTTTCTCTCCCGATTtctgtttccacgctttttggtgccCCGTCACATGCAAATATTTTTTCGAACTATtcgattccctttctttttttaTACAACAGAAAGTGGAACTTTTAAAAGGCAATGGGATTGGTTGGTGAAAGTTGAAGAAAATACATGACAGATGTGATGCCCCACTAGGGAGGGGTAATTGGGAATGAGAAACTTAACAATATAGTACCCACAGGTAAAATCCTCATATTCCCCAGCCAACATAGGGGTTTTATGAGCCAAGCAGTTGCACACATCAAACAGGTTGTAAAAGAAATCAAGGCAAGGTCAAATCCCCTAGTATGGGGCCAAAATGTCGGGTCAAATTATCCGTATGTCTCGCGTGGGGTAGTGGCGCATactagttattgcccagcacgagggcgcctgcaataactaacttgttgcccaatgacgtcaaactgTTCCGATTGCATGGTCAAGTTTTTCTTAAATAATAGACTTGGTGTTTGAGtgaattcattagttttgcggAATTCCACAGTGATTTCTATTCCCACACTAGTCTAAAGTGAAGAGGACTATAAAAGGGACGTTTGAGTTATTAGGTGGGAGGCTATCGATTGTGAAACACATAAAATGTGCGAGTAGGAAACTACAAtaatttacatgtatttatagcTTACCATTATGTTGCAAAAGAGTACCAATCTCAGTGTGTCTTCTCATGTCGTACAGCCTTTTTAGTGGGAAAATAATTCTTATGACTCGATCATAAAATTTTtagtacaatataattatatgcacattgAAGGCACAATTGTATAAGTATGTTTAACAATCAATTATAACGAAAACActacgggtgctgatgcctcggtgtagGCGCCAAAGCTTTGACAATAAAGTTATACAGCAGTAGCGGATTAttaataaatacatgtacttattaCATTATGGTGCAACAGAGTGGAAATGGAGGACCATGATTGTTACCCGAGGTGCGCGTGggtggccacgggtatagtagtccgttggtttgattgtttgtttgtttgtgacaggtgaatctactcacctgggtgccatggcactgcgtttacagcatggatagttttcacacaacaagttaataGCGGCAGATTTttatgttaaaccttcgttgttaAATAAAAACAAGCAAAttaaagctaagaagcttgtgtcTGGGTCTGCCTACCTGGTTTTATAgtatgggtagcctccacacaacaactCACTGCTtggtacgtatttacagctgaagtgatcctgtaccggGAACAATG
This genomic stretch from Halichondria panicea chromosome 16, odHalPani1.1, whole genome shotgun sequence harbors:
- the LOC135350363 gene encoding p21-activated protein kinase-interacting protein 1-like isoform X3, whose product is MAVELVVGTYDCTMKGFSIDPLDPQTGLCKKYQEKVHSGCVKAVASGGHYLATGGTDEVIKLYDMRRHTEIGTLLQHNGSITWLCFFKDKLLLSASEDGCVCVWRCGGGWDLLHILTGHKMWDLKSGNGIFSQRLKKAAELVSWNSSGDQYVLSYGEFLLVHEVKSGNTLASIEVGKQINSVVYVRQDVLAVGSEHPSVLLYSTLSGDCLARLEGHTKRVKALCVCPVSGILFSASSDETIRVWRLANPLPDAVCVNTSELGSRVTCMAITHETANPEKTFLTSTNKETIVQTTKQQFVSTVEPSVSTVEMPMDHVSTPVKPRKTTTKIC
- the LOC135350363 gene encoding p21-activated protein kinase-interacting protein 1-like isoform X4, encoding MRRHTEIGTLLQHNGSITWLCFFKDKLLLSASEDGCVCVWRCGGGWDLLHILTGHKYGVSCVAVHPSGKLTLSVGKDRILRMWDLKSGNGIFSQRLKKAAELVSWNSSGDQYVLSYGEFLLVHEVKSGNTLASIEVGKQINSVVYVRQDVLAVGSEHPSVLLYSTLSGDCLARLEGHTKRVKALCVCPVSGILFSASSDETIRVWRLANPLPDAVCVNTSELGSRVTCMAITHETANPEKTFLTSTNKETIVQTTKQQFVSTVEPSVSTVEMPMDHVSTPVKPRKTTTKIC
- the LOC135350363 gene encoding p21-activated protein kinase-interacting protein 1-like isoform X2 — encoded protein: MAVELVVGTYDCTMKGFSIDPLDPQTGLCKKYQEKVHSGCVKAVASGGHYLATGGTDEVIKLYDMRRHTEIGTLLQHNGSITWLCFFKDKLLLSASEDGCVCVWRCGGGWDLLHILTGHKYGVSCVAVHPSGKLTLSVGKDRILRMWDLKSGNGIFSQRLKKAAELVSWNSSGDQYVLSYGEFLLVHEVKSGNTLASIEVGKQINSVVYVRQDVLAVGSEHPSVLLYSTLSGDCLARLEGHTKRVKALCVCPVSGILFSASSDETIRVWRLANPLPDAVCVNTSELGSRVTCMAITHETANPEKTFEPSVSTVEMPMDHVSTPVKPRKTTTKIC
- the LOC135350363 gene encoding p21-activated protein kinase-interacting protein 1-like isoform X1, whose amino-acid sequence is MAVELVVGTYDCTMKGFSIDPLDPQTGLCKKYQEKVHSGCVKAVASGGHYLATGGTDEVIKLYDMRRHTEIGTLLQHNGSITWLCFFKDKLLLSASEDGCVCVWRCGGGWDLLHILTGHKYGVSCVAVHPSGKLTLSVGKDRILRMWDLKSGNGIFSQRLKKAAELVSWNSSGDQYVLSYGEFLLVHEVKSGNTLASIEVGKQINSVVYVRQDVLAVGSEHPSVLLYSTLSGDCLARLEGHTKRVKALCVCPVSGILFSASSDETIRVWRLANPLPDAVCVNTSELGSRVTCMAITHETANPEKTFLTSTNKETIVQTTKQQFVSTVEPSVSTVEMPMDHVSTPVKPRKTTTKIC